The genomic window GCCTTCCGGCGCACCCTTGAAGGTGCCCTTGCCGCGCCCGCCCGCATGGATCTGCGACTTCACCACCCAGACCGGGCCGCCGAGCTCGTCGGCCGCGGCGGCGGCCTCCTCCGGCTTGAAGATCGCCACGCCGCGGGAGACCGGCAGGCCGAATTCCTTCAGGACGGCCTTTGCCTGGTATTCGTGGATGTTCATCGAAACCTCATCGGACGAGCGAATGACGAATAGCGAATGGCGAGTGGAGGGCGTCGCGGATGGGGCGCTCGCGGTGCATCACGCGCGGGCCGCCCCATTCGCCATTCGCCACTCCCTATCCGCCTCTGATCAGGCCAGCTTGTCGTTGATGCCCTGGCAGGCCGCGATCAGGCCCTTCACCGAGTTGACCGACTTCTCGAACATCGCCTTCTCGGCCTCGCCGAAGGTCACTTCGAGGACGCGCTCGACGCCGTTCTCGCCGATCACCACCGGCACGCCGACATAGAGGCCGTCGATGCCGTACTCGCCCGAGAGATGGGCGGCGCAGGGCAGCACCCGCTTCTTGTCGCGCAGATAGCTCTCGGCCATGGCGATGGCGGAGGCCGCGGGCGCGTAGAAGGCCGAGCCGGTCTTGAGCAGGTTGACGATCTCGCCGCCGCCCTTGCGGGTCCGCTCGACCATGGCGTCGAGCTTCTCCTGGGTGGTCCAGCCGAGCTTGACCAGATCGGTCAGCGGCACGCCGGCCACCGTCGAGTAGCGGGTCAGCGGCACCATGTCGTCGCCGTGGCCGCCGAGCACGAAGGCGGTCACGTCCTCGACCGAGACGCCGAACTCTTCGGCGAGGAAGTGGCGGAAGCGGGCGGAGTCGAGCACGCCGGCCATGCCGACGACCTTGTTGGTGGGCAGCCCCGAGAACTTCTGCAGCGCCCACACCATCGCGTCGAGCGGGTTGGTGATGCAGATCACGAAGGCGTCGGGGGCGTGCTCCTTGATGCCGGCGCCGACCGCCTCCATCACCTTCAGGTTGATGCCGATCAGGTCGTCGCGGCTCATGCCGGGCTTGCGCGGCACGCCCGCCGTGACGATCACCACGTCGGCTCCGGCGATCGCCGAGTAGTCGCTGGCGCCGGAATACTTGGCGTCGAAGCCGTCGACGGGGGCGGACTCGGCGATGTCGAGCGCCTTGCCCTGCGGCACGCCGTCGACGATGTCGAACAGCACCACGTCACCGAGTTCCTTCAGGCCCGCGAGGTGGGCGAGCGTGCCGCCGATCTGCCCGGCTCCGATGAGCGCGATCTTGCTGCGTGCCATGGATGGTCTAGCCTCCGGTCGGAATGCGCGACGGCTCGGGAAATCGTGTCGGCGGTCGCGCGGATGGTGCGATGCGGCCGAACCTTCGCCGATCCGTTCTGATGGGGGCGGTGTTTGGCGGAAAAGCCGGAGGGCTTCAACCCGACGAAGGGCTATGCAAGCCAGGGGCAGGCCAAGCGAGTGACCACGCGCGCCGGATGGGATGTCGAAAAAAGACGAATAAAGTCAATAAACTAGGTTTGGTTGTGCTGTCGGAGCACAGCCGGCAAGGGGTCGGTGACAGGGCCTTTGATCTGTCATCGAGGGGTATGGCGACCGCCCTGCAGCGCAGCACCCGAGCGGGTGTCCGTCCTCAGAACGTTCCTGTGCGCAGGGCGCGCTGAATCGATTGAATCACCGCGCCGAGCCGGACGTCGAGCAGGTCGCGGGGCACGTCCGCGTCGTGCTGGATCGCCACCGGATGGGTGAAGCGGTAGCTCGCATCGAAGATCACGGCGATGGCCCGTTCCCGATCGCGGGCGGCGAAGACGCCGGTGCCGATGCCTTCCTCCACCACGCGCTCGACCAGGGTGCGCAGGCGGACGCGATGGCGCCGGGCGATCGGGCGGGAGGCGACCGTGGCGTCGAGATGCACCGCGAACAGGTTCGGCTCGCGGATCAGCATCTCGCTCTGCGCCGTGGCGAGCGCGCTGATGAAGCGCTCGATCTTGTCGTCGGCGGGGTCGGGCGCGTCGGCGATGCCGGCCAGCTCGGTCTCCAGGTCGCGCAGCCAGCGTCCGGCGACCGCGTCGAGCAGGGCGTCCTTGGAGGGGAAGTAGCGGTAGACGTTGGCATGGGTCATGCCTGCCTCCGCCGCGACCGCCACCACCGTCACCCGCTTGGGGCCGAGCCGGGTCAGGTGTTCCGTGGCGATGGCGAGCAGCCGCGCATCCGTCGAGACCGGCGTCGACCGGGCGCGGGCGGCCGGGCCGCTGAGGCGCGACGTTCGTGCGCCCCCGCGCGGATCGGAGCCTGGGTCGCTCGCCTCCCTTTCGCTGTCGGTGAAGGTTACGGGTAAGGAGACGGATCCGAACGGCAGCATGGTTTTCCCGGCACGGAGATACAAGCGTGGGGGCACTCGGCCGGGCGAGCCCGGTCGAGAGCGGTGCCGTCCCACGCGCTCGCGTACGAGCCTCCCCGTCCGGGCGAAACTTTGCAACCCCTGTCGGCCCCGTATTCGCTGCCGATTCTCTCCGAAATGCACGCAGGGCGGGTTCGAAGGCATGGCCGAGGGGCTTTCGGCTTCGGGCCGGGGGCTGTACCGACCGCCACGCCGTCCCCGTCCGCGCACCCTTCGCCGTATCGGCAAAACCGTCTATGACCGCCCGATGACCGTCCCCCAGCCGCCGGCGCCGGCGCCCGGCGAACCGATCGAAGCACGCCTGCGCCGCGGCCTGGGAGCCCGGTCGATCGTGCTCGTCGGCCTGATGGGGGCGGGCAAGAGCACGGTCGGGCGCCGCCTCGCCGGCCGCCTCGGGCTGATGTTCAAGGATGCCGACATCGAGATCGAGGCGGCGGCCAAGCTCACCATCGCCGACATCTTCGCCATCTACGGCGAGGCAAGCTTTCGCGACGGCGAGGAGCGGGTGATCGCCCGGCTGTTGCGCGAGGGGCCGATGGTGCTCGCCACGGGCGGGGGCGCCTTCATGCGTGCGGCGACGCGGGAGCGGATCGCGGCCGGCGGGGTCTCGGTCTGGCTCAAGGCCGATCTCGACGTGCTGATGCGCCGCGTGCGCAAGCGCGCCACGAGGCCCCTGCTTCAGACCGCGGATCCGGAGGCGACCATGCGCGCGCTGATGGACGTGCGCCATCCGGTCTATGCCGGGGCCGACGTCACCGTCCTCTCCCGCGACGTCTTCCACGACCGCGTGGTCGAGGACGTGATGGACGCTCTCGACATCCACATGAATCCGGCCCGCGCGGCCCCGCCCCGACCCTCGACATCCTCCATGACGAAACAACCTCTGCATGTAAAGGTTCCGCTCTCCGGCGGGCGCGGCTACGACATCCGGATCGGCCGCGGCCTGATCGACGCGGTGGGGGCGCAGGCGCGCGATCTCGGCGGCCGGGCGGCCGGCATCGTCACCGACGAGACCGTCGCCGGCCTCTACGGCGAGCGGGTGCGGGCGAGCCTGGAGGCGGCCGGACTGCGCAGCGGCCTCATCGCCGTGCCGCCGGGCGAGTCCTCGAAAAGCTACGCGGCGTTCGCCGGTGTCTGCGACGGGCTGCTGGCCCAGAAAATCGAACGCGGCGACCTCGTGGTGGCGCTCGGCGGCGGCGTGGTCGGCGACCTCGCCGGCTTCGCGGCGGCCTCCCTGCGGCGCGGGGTGCGCTTCGTCCAGGTTCCGACGACCCTGCTCGCACAGGTTGATTCGTCCGTCGGCGGCAAGACCGGCATCAACGCGCCGCTCGGCAAGAACCTGATCGGCGCCTTCCACCAGCCGCGCCTCGTCATCGCCGACACCGCGACCCTCGACACCCTCTCGGAGCGCGAGATGCGGGC from Methylorubrum populi includes these protein-coding regions:
- the aroB gene encoding 3-dehydroquinate synthase, which codes for MTVPQPPAPAPGEPIEARLRRGLGARSIVLVGLMGAGKSTVGRRLAGRLGLMFKDADIEIEAAAKLTIADIFAIYGEASFRDGEERVIARLLREGPMVLATGGGAFMRAATRERIAAGGVSVWLKADLDVLMRRVRKRATRPLLQTADPEATMRALMDVRHPVYAGADVTVLSRDVFHDRVVEDVMDALDIHMNPARAAPPRPSTSSMTKQPLHVKVPLSGGRGYDIRIGRGLIDAVGAQARDLGGRAAGIVTDETVAGLYGERVRASLEAAGLRSGLIAVPPGESSKSYAAFAGVCDGLLAQKIERGDLVVALGGGVVGDLAGFAAASLRRGVRFVQVPTTLLAQVDSSVGGKTGINAPLGKNLIGAFHQPRLVIADTATLDTLSEREMRAGYAEVAKYGLIGDAGFFEWCEANWSGIFAGGPERDEAVAACCRAKAGVVTRDEREDGERALLNLGHTFGHALERLTGYDAARLVHGEGVAIGLALAFRFSARLGLCPGQDAGRVANHLALAGLPTRLSQVPGGCGDADALLDAMAQDKKVRDGRLTFILAHGIGRSFIAPGIDAAEVRGFLEEELRG
- the mdh gene encoding malate dehydrogenase; the encoded protein is MARSKIALIGAGQIGGTLAHLAGLKELGDVVLFDIVDGVPQGKALDIAESAPVDGFDAKYSGASDYSAIAGADVVIVTAGVPRKPGMSRDDLIGINLKVMEAVGAGIKEHAPDAFVICITNPLDAMVWALQKFSGLPTNKVVGMAGVLDSARFRHFLAEEFGVSVEDVTAFVLGGHGDDMVPLTRYSTVAGVPLTDLVKLGWTTQEKLDAMVERTRKGGGEIVNLLKTGSAFYAPAASAIAMAESYLRDKKRVLPCAAHLSGEYGIDGLYVGVPVVIGENGVERVLEVTFGEAEKAMFEKSVNSVKGLIAACQGINDKLA
- a CDS encoding TetR family transcriptional regulator; this translates as MLPFGSVSLPVTFTDSEREASDPGSDPRGGARTSRLSGPAARARSTPVSTDARLLAIATEHLTRLGPKRVTVVAVAAEAGMTHANVYRYFPSKDALLDAVAGRWLRDLETELAGIADAPDPADDKIERFISALATAQSEMLIREPNLFAVHLDATVASRPIARRHRVRLRTLVERVVEEGIGTGVFAARDRERAIAVIFDASYRFTHPVAIQHDADVPRDLLDVRLGAVIQSIQRALRTGTF